One Hippocampus zosterae strain Florida chromosome 4, ASM2543408v3, whole genome shotgun sequence genomic window carries:
- the LOC127599138 gene encoding ras-specific guanine nucleotide-releasing factor 1-like, whose amino-acid sequence MQKGMRLNDGHVTYLALLARKDGTRRGCLSKKSSDNTKWHPKWFCLLQNMLFYFENDSSSRPSGLYLLEGCACDRAPSPKSPPSAKELLEKQYYFTVTFNHDNQKALELRTEDVKDCDEWVAAITQASYRNLATEHEALMQKYLHLLQIVETEKTVAKQLRQQIEDGEIEIERLKSEIASLQKDNEKIQSNPEVPPSDDDTEIHKIKKVQSFLRGWICRRKWKTIIQDYIRSPHAESMRKRNQVVFSMLEAEAEYVQQLHILVNNFLRPLRMAASSKKPPITHDDVSSIFLNSETIMFLHQIFYQGLKARIASWPTLVLADLFDILLPMLNIYQEFVRNHQYSLQILAHCKQNRDFDKLLKQYETKPDCEERTLETFLTYPMFQIPRYILTLHELLAHTPHEHVERNSLDYAKSKLEELSRVMHDEVSETENIRKNLAIERMIVEGCEVLLDTSQTFVRQGSLIQVPMSEKGKITRGRMGSLSLKKEGERQCFLFSKHLIICTRGSGGKLHVTKNGVVSLIDCTLMEDPEGTDDESKGERSGQDTEHLDFKVIVEPKDGQPHTVILVASSRQEKSAWTSDISQCIDNIRCNGLMMNAFEENSKVSVPQMIKSDTSLYCDDVDIRFSKMMNSCKVLQIRYASVERLLERLTDLRFLSIDFLNTFLHSYRVFTSADVVLDKLITIYKKPISAIPARALELFFASSQNNKLLYGEPPTSPRVSRKFSSPPPLAITKTSSPNRRRKLSLNIPIITGGKALDLAALSCSPNGYASMHTAMSPFGKTALDINKLFVSSTMANKNTDEGEAKTESKADEPVLNKQDVSVREECDEEPCQSDETEVEMSPPKSPSTPKNVKSKNSEFTLFSFNNSMVVSSCRELDNNRSALSAASAFAIATAGANEGAPTKEKYRRMSLAATGFSTDQRNGDKEFVIRRAATNRVLNVLRHWVSKHAQDFELNSELKMRVIGFLEEVMHDPELLTQERKAAANIIRTLTQEDPGDNQVTLQEIIHTAMEECRNEPFESHSALEIAEQLTLLDHLVFKVIPYEEFFGQGWMKNDKSERTPYIMKTTKHFNDISDRIATEILQWDDVNMRVAAIEKWVAAADICRCLHNYNAVLEITSSLNRSAIFRLKRTWLKVSKQTKTVIDKLQKLVSSEGRFKNLREALKNCDPPCVPYLGMYLTDLAFIEEGTPNYTEDNLVNFSKMRMISHIIREIRQFQQTAYKIDNQPKVAKYLLDNSSVLDEERLYETSLRIEPKTSS is encoded by the exons ATGCAGAAGGGCATGAGGCTCAACGATGGCCATGTTACCTATCTGGCGCTGTTGGCCAGGAAGGACGGTACCAGGCGCGGGTGCCTGAGCAAGAAGAGCTCGGACAACACCAAATGGCACCCCAAATGGTTCTGCCTGCTGCAGAACATGCTGTTCTATTTCGAGAATGATTCCAGCTCGCGCCCCTCCGGACTCTACTTGCTGGAGGGGTGCGCGTGCGACAGGGCGCCCTCACCCAAGTCGCCCCCCTCCGCTAAGGAATTGCTGGAGAAGCAG TATTACTTTACAGTCACGTTTAATCATGACAACCAGAAGGCTTTGGAGCTGCGCACGGAAGATGTCAAGGACTGTGATGAGTGGGTCGCCGCCATCACGCAGGCCAG TTACAGGAACCTAGCTACAGAGCACGAGGCCCTCATGCAGAAGTATCTGCACCTACTACAAATAGTGGAGACAGAGAAAACCGTTGCCAAGCAACTTCGACAACAGATAGAGGACGGGGAAATCGAGATAGAACGGCTAAAATCAGAG atTGCGTCACTGCAGAAGGACAACGAGAAGATCCAGTCCAATCCGGAGGTACCTCCTAGCGATGACGACACTGAGATCCACAAGATCAAAAAG GTCCAGAGTTTCCTGCGAGGTTGGATTTGCCGTAGGAAGTGGAAAACCATCATCCAGGACTACATCCGTTCACCCCACGCGGAGAGCATGAGGAAGAGGAACCAAGTTGTGTTTAGCATGCTGGAGGCCGAGGCCGAATACGTCCAACAGCTTCACATCCTGGTCAACAACTTCCTGCGGCCGCTACGTATGGCTGCGAGCTCCAAGAAACCGCCCATCACCCATGATGACGTCAGCAGCATCTTCCTCAACAG CGAGACCATCATGTTCCTCCACCAAATCTTCTACCAGGGCCTAAAGGCCAGGATAGCTAGCTGGCCCACACTGGTGCTGG CCGACCTCTTTGACATTTTGCTGCCCATGTTAAACATCTACCAAGAGTTTGTGCGGAATCATCAGTACAGCCTGCAGATCTTGGCCCACTGCAAACAGAACCGAGATTTTGACAAGCTGCTGAAGCAGTACGAGACGAAGCCCGACTGCGAGGAAAGAACGTTGGAGACTTTCCTAACTTACCCCATGTTTCAG ATCCCTCGTTATATCCTGACCCTCCATGAATTACTGGCTCACACTCCTCATGAGCATGTGGAGAGAAATAGCTTGGATTACGCCAAGTCCAAACTCGAAGAGCTTTCGAG agtAATGCACGACGAGGTGAGCGAGACAGAGAACATTCGAAAAAATCTGGCCATTGAACGAATGATTGTGGAGGGATGTGAAGTACTGCTGGACACCAGCCAGACCTTTGTCAGGCAAG GATCTCTGATCCAGGTGCCCATGAGTGAGAAGGGCAAGATCACTAGGGGCCGTATGGGTTCTTTGTCCCTGAAGAAGGAAGGCGAGAGACAGTGCTTCCTCTTTTCCAAAcatctcatcatctgcactCGAGGCTCAGGGGGGAAACTGCACGTCACCAAG AATGGTGTGGTGTCTCTCATTGACTGCACACTGATGGAGGATCCAGAGGGCACTGATGATGAGT CCAAAGGGGAGCGGAGTGGCCAGGACACTGAGCACCTGGACTTTAAAGTGATCGTGGAGCCTAAAGATGGGCAGCCTCACACTGTCATCCTGGTGGCTTCGTCACGGCAAGAGAAGTCGGCGTGGACGAGCGACATCAGCCAG TGCATCGACAACATCCGCTGCAATGGTCTGATGATGAATGCTTTTGAAGAAAACAGTAAAGTCTCTGTGCCACAGATGATTAA GTCCGACACCAGCTTGTACTGTGACGACGTCGACATCCGCTTCAGCAAGATGATGAACTCCTGCAAGGTGCTGCAGATTCGATATGCCAGCGTGGAGCGCTTGCTGGAGAGGCTGACCGACCTACGCTTCCTTTCCATCGACTTCCTCAACACCTTCCTTCACTCCTATCGCGTTTTCACCAGCGCGGACGTTGTGCTGGACAAGCTCATCACTATCTACAAGAAGCCCATCAGTGCCATCCCTGCACG TGCATTGGAGCTCTTCTTCGCCAGCAGCCAGAACAACAAACTTCTATATGGCGAGCCGCCCACATCGCCACGCGTCAGTCGCAAGTTTTCTTCCCCTCCACCACTCGCCATCACCAAGACGTCGTCACCCAATCGCCGCCGCAAGCTCTCGCTCAACATTCCCATTATAACGGGAGGCAAAGCGCTGGACCTGGCCGCGCTCAGCTGCTCCCCAAACGGCTATGCGAGCATGCACACCGCCATGTCCCCCTTCGGTAAAACCGCTCTGGACATCAACAAGTTGTTTGTGTCCAGCACCATGGCCAACAAGAACACCGATGAGGGAGAAGCCAAGACTGAGAGCAAGGCCGATGAGCCTGTCCTCAACAAGCAAG ATGTTTCAGTGAGAGAGGAATGTGACGAAGAACCGTGTCAGAGTGACGAGACTGAAGTGGAGATGTCTCCTCCCAAGTCGCCGTCGACACCCAAGAACGTCAAGTCGAAAAACTCTG AATTCACGCTGTTCTCCTTCAACAACAGCATGGTTGTGTCATCTTGTCGGGAGCTGGACAATAACCGCAGCGCACTCTCTGCGGCGTCGGCCTTCGCCATCGCCACAGCTGGTGCCAACGAGGGGGCGCCGACCAAGGAGAAGTACCGCCGAATGTCCCTCGCTGCCACAG GCTTTTCGACAGACCAGAGGAATGGAGACAAAGAGTTTGTTATTAGAAGAGCAGCTACAAACCGAGTCCTGAATGTACTGCGTCATTGGGTGTCCAAACACGCCCAG GACTTTGAGTTGAACTCAGAGCTCAAGATGAGGGTCATTGGCTTTCTTGAGGAGGTGATGCATGACCCAGAACTCCTGACACAGGAAAGAAAGGCGGCTGCTAACATTATTAG GACGCTCACACAGGAGGACCCCGGAGACAACCAAGTGACCCTGCAAGAAATCATTCACACG GCGATGGAGGAGTGTAGGAACGAGCCTTTTGAGAGCCACTCTGCCCTGGAGATCGCCGAACAGCTCACTCTGCTCGATCACTTGGTCTTCAAGGTCATCCCGTATGA GGAGTTCTTTGGTCAAGGCTGGATGAAGAATGACAAGAGTGAAAGGACTCCGTACATCATGAAAACGACCAAGCACTTCAACGAC atcaGCGACAGGATTGCCACCGAAATCCTGCAGTGGGATGACGTCAACATGAGGGTGGCGGCCATCGAGAAGTGGGTGGCAGCGGCGGACATTTGCCGCTGCCTGCACAACTACAACGCCGTGCTGGAGATCACGTCGTCGCTCAACCGCAGCGCCATCTTCCGGCTCAAGAGGACCTGGCTCAAGGTCTCCAAGCAG